A window from Mastomys coucha isolate ucsf_1 unplaced genomic scaffold, UCSF_Mcou_1 pScaffold2, whole genome shotgun sequence encodes these proteins:
- the LOC116097910 gene encoding histocompatibility antigen 60b-like — MAKNTAANLSTGAPCLLILLNFLNCLIYTLCAGIDSVSCNFTVKYRTSPGQCSVNGEPLFHFPDEKLGKGGNVTEVCADLYQSLEKSFDKMLDLEPELFNTKGNRTLQVNIQSKYDQGEFIDGLWAFTIDGQHFFYFYPK; from the exons ATGGCAAAGAACACAGCCGCCAACCTTTCCACAGGAGCTCCATGCCTTTTGATTCTTCTGAATTTTCTGAATTGTCTGATCTACACGCTGTGCGCcg GTATAGACTCTGTGAGTTGCAACTTCACTGTCAAGTATCGAACCTCACCTGGACAGTGCTCAGTGAATGGAGAGcctctctttcattttcctgatgaaaaACTTGGAAAGGGGGGAAATGTCACTGAGGTGTGTGCTGATTTGTACCAAAGCCTGGAAAAGAGCTTTGATAAAATGTTGGACCTGGAGCCAGAGTTATTCAATACCAAGG GCAATCGAACCTTGCAGGTCAACATACAATCTAAGTATGATCAAGGAGAATTCATTGATGGACTCTGGGCCTTCACCATTGATGGACAGCATTTCTTCTACTTTTATCCAAAA